The following are encoded in a window of Vibrio sp. SCSIO 43136 genomic DNA:
- a CDS encoding MoxR family ATPase produces MHSSSFQQLQAYLNSQIIGQQELVKQLLVALLADGHILVEGPPGLAKTRAVKSLADCIEGDFHRIQFTPDLLPADLTGTDIFRPETGGFTFQAGPIFNSLILADEINRAPAKVQAAMLEAMAEKQITAGRETYKLPELFLVMATQNPIEQEGTYPLPEAQLDRFLLHLEVDYPDADSELAILRLNRGEAMGTEQVTNVTLSQSQVFEARQAALATHMAGSVEAYIVRLIMATREPEQYDQELAQWLDMGVSPRATIALDRAARAHAWLSGRDFVSPEDVHAMAYPVLRHRLLLSYPAQAQGIQANQVIDKLLSLVGSA; encoded by the coding sequence TCACAAATTATTGGGCAACAGGAATTAGTAAAACAGTTACTGGTTGCCTTGCTGGCGGACGGACATATTCTTGTAGAAGGGCCTCCTGGGCTCGCGAAGACTCGCGCCGTAAAATCATTGGCAGACTGCATTGAAGGCGACTTTCACCGTATTCAATTCACGCCAGATCTTCTGCCGGCTGATCTCACCGGAACGGATATTTTTCGCCCAGAAACTGGCGGGTTCACCTTTCAAGCTGGCCCAATATTCAACTCATTAATTCTTGCCGATGAGATCAACCGAGCACCCGCTAAGGTGCAAGCGGCCATGCTCGAAGCCATGGCTGAGAAGCAGATCACCGCTGGCCGTGAAACCTATAAGTTGCCTGAACTCTTCTTAGTGATGGCCACTCAAAACCCAATTGAGCAAGAAGGCACCTATCCACTACCTGAAGCACAGCTCGACCGTTTCTTGCTGCACTTGGAAGTAGATTATCCGGATGCCGACAGTGAACTTGCCATCTTACGACTCAATCGTGGCGAGGCGATGGGTACGGAGCAAGTGACCAACGTGACTCTCAGTCAATCGCAAGTATTTGAAGCTCGCCAAGCTGCGCTTGCAACTCATATGGCAGGCAGTGTTGAGGCTTACATCGTACGACTGATTATGGCGACACGAGAACCTGAGCAATATGACCAAGAACTTGCCCAATGGTTAGACATGGGCGTAAGTCCTCGCGCTACGATTGCCCTGGACAGAGCAGCTCGTGCTCATGCTTGGTTATCGGGTCGTGATTTTGTCTCGCCAGAAGATGTGCACGCCATGGCCTACCCTGTGCTTCGCCACCGCTTGTTACTTAGTTACCCAGCACAAGCGCAAGGCATCCAAGCTAACCAAGTCATCGATAAACTGCTCAGTCTAGTAGGAAGCGCATAA
- a CDS encoding DUF58 domain-containing protein has product MANQLPYASNGVELSLAELLEYKNHTQKWLPPKKSLWSQLNGSHFSAQLGRGMNFSEVRQYQAGDDVRSIDWRVTARTGKTHTKLFTEEREQPVFLYLDLSSSMRFGSTLLLKSVQTAHLAALIAWITTDSQDRIGALIDTGHHQIELKPTARAKGTLYLLEQLVQTHNQALLDDQQSQPFDRSLSTLQRLCPKGSDIILVSDFQRLETHHQPIIRQLNQHNRMRAVQLFDPLEKGHTQFKGQAQVTDGRSSQWFSFGNKKSKQLFDQHWNQSTHAIRQITRELGIPLHLVSSGQPLLDQLAELHKQEIYRG; this is encoded by the coding sequence ATGGCTAACCAACTTCCATACGCCAGTAATGGTGTGGAACTTAGCCTTGCGGAACTGTTGGAATACAAAAATCACACCCAAAAATGGCTGCCGCCAAAGAAAAGTCTTTGGTCTCAATTAAATGGCAGTCATTTCAGTGCTCAGCTTGGTCGAGGTATGAATTTCTCTGAAGTTCGCCAATATCAGGCTGGGGATGATGTCCGCAGTATCGACTGGCGAGTGACCGCCCGCACTGGGAAAACTCATACAAAGCTGTTTACCGAAGAGCGTGAACAGCCCGTATTTTTGTATCTTGATCTTAGCAGCAGTATGCGCTTCGGCTCGACGTTGCTACTCAAATCGGTTCAAACTGCACACCTTGCAGCCTTGATCGCTTGGATCACGACCGATAGCCAAGATCGTATCGGCGCACTGATTGATACTGGTCATCACCAGATCGAGCTCAAGCCTACCGCACGTGCCAAAGGTACGCTCTACCTGCTGGAACAACTGGTACAGACGCACAACCAAGCCCTGCTTGATGATCAACAGAGCCAGCCGTTTGATCGCAGCTTATCGACCCTACAACGTTTGTGCCCCAAAGGGAGCGACATTATTCTGGTCAGTGATTTTCAACGTCTTGAAACTCATCATCAGCCAATTATTCGTCAGCTTAACCAGCACAATCGAATGCGAGCAGTACAGCTGTTTGACCCGCTTGAAAAAGGCCACACCCAGTTCAAAGGGCAAGCACAGGTGACAGATGGTCGAAGCAGCCAATGGTTCTCATTTGGCAATAAAAAATCCAAGCAGCTTTTTGACCAGCATTGGAATCAATCCACCCATGCTATTCGCCAAATCACTCGCGAGCTAGGTATCCCTTTGCATTTGGTATCAAGTGGCCAACCGCTACTGGACCAACTGGCTGAACTTCATAAACAGGAGATCTATCGTGGCTAA
- a CDS encoding DUF4381 domain-containing protein: MANPNLDLAPLHLPPEPGFWPLAWGWWAALLFVVVVLTFLLWMFKKRQRINATKKLALEHLNGATSAEQVMQLLKQAAFGYVERQTIAGLSGDNWYQWLDAQIKTPLFAPNAEKWNRMLYQGEAFDAQLKQDAQQWLTQALPLKAETNKRASDV; the protein is encoded by the coding sequence GTGGCTAATCCAAACTTAGATCTCGCACCGTTACATCTGCCACCAGAGCCGGGCTTTTGGCCTCTAGCGTGGGGCTGGTGGGCCGCTTTGTTGTTCGTGGTTGTGGTACTCACATTCCTACTATGGATGTTTAAAAAACGTCAACGTATCAACGCCACCAAAAAGTTGGCATTAGAGCATTTAAATGGTGCCACTAGCGCCGAACAGGTAATGCAACTCCTCAAACAAGCGGCGTTTGGTTACGTTGAAAGACAAACGATCGCCGGGCTAAGTGGTGACAATTGGTATCAATGGCTAGATGCCCAGATAAAGACACCGCTTTTCGCACCCAATGCTGAAAAGTGGAACCGCATGCTTTATCAAGGTGAGGCCTTCGATGCTCAATTAAAGCAAGATGCCCAACAGTGGCTCACTCAAGCTTTGCCGTTGAAAGCTGAAACGAACAAGAGGGCGAGCGATGTTTAG
- a CDS encoding VWA domain-containing protein, translating to MFSFVWWWAFVFLPLPFIILRFTPAHESHQVVRLPFIPKGAGNIQVSQTSVKALALFAWLCAVTALARPVWLGDPVSYHPKHRDLMLVVDLSYSMSQEDMKLNGDYIDRLTAVKQVLSDFIELRQGDRVGLVLFADHAYLQTPLTLDRSTVIAQLQRTVLKLIGTNTAIGEGIGLATKTFVDSDAPQRVMVLLSDGSNTAGVIDPIEAAQIAKKYNATIYTVGVGAGEMVVSDFLFERKVNTAHDLDEETLKQIASITGGQYFRARDAKELQNIYQTIDELEPVTGATQTWRPQTEWFGVPLALYLVSSLVLVWLRRQNG from the coding sequence ATGTTTAGTTTTGTTTGGTGGTGGGCATTTGTCTTCCTTCCACTGCCGTTTATCATTTTGCGCTTTACGCCTGCTCACGAAAGTCACCAGGTGGTGCGTCTTCCTTTTATCCCAAAAGGTGCAGGCAATATTCAAGTTAGCCAAACCAGCGTGAAGGCACTCGCTTTATTTGCGTGGCTTTGCGCCGTCACCGCATTAGCAAGGCCTGTATGGCTGGGTGATCCCGTCAGTTACCACCCGAAACATCGTGACCTGATGCTCGTGGTCGATTTGTCTTATTCCATGAGCCAAGAGGATATGAAGCTCAATGGTGACTATATCGATAGGCTAACTGCGGTAAAGCAAGTACTAAGCGATTTTATTGAGCTGCGCCAAGGTGACCGAGTTGGCTTGGTGCTTTTTGCAGACCATGCCTATTTGCAAACGCCTCTAACACTTGATCGCTCAACCGTCATCGCCCAACTGCAAAGAACGGTACTAAAACTTATAGGCACCAATACCGCTATAGGTGAAGGCATTGGCCTGGCGACCAAGACTTTCGTTGATAGTGATGCACCGCAAAGAGTGATGGTATTGCTGAGCGACGGCAGTAATACCGCTGGGGTCATTGACCCAATTGAAGCGGCGCAAATTGCCAAAAAATATAACGCCACGATTTACACCGTGGGAGTGGGCGCAGGCGAAATGGTGGTCAGTGATTTTCTGTTCGAGCGCAAAGTCAATACCGCTCACGACCTAGATGAAGAGACCCTGAAACAAATCGCCTCCATTACGGGTGGTCAATATTTCCGAGCCCGTGATGCCAAGGAATTACAAAATATCTACCAAACCATTGATGAGTTAGAACCCGTGACAGGGGCGACTCAAACATGGCGACCGCAAACGGAATGGTTTGGCGTGCCATTGGCGCTCTATCTGGTTTCGAGCCTAGTGTTGGTTTGGTTGAGGAGACAAAATGGCT